CACCCCGCTATCGAGGATCGGTTCGACCAGATCCGCGGTCAACAGCATGCCGTTGGTGTTGAGATTGATCGATTCCAGGCCGGCACTCTTGCCGTAGGCGAACATCCGCAGCAGGAGCTCGGGCTCGAGAAGCGGCTCGCCGCAGAAAGAGAACCACACCTCCGTCTTGGGCTCGATGGCTACGATCTGGTCCGCGCATCTCTTCCAGAGCTCGAACGGCATGACTCCCTTGGGACGCTTCATGCTCGGGTGATGGCACATGGAGCAGGCCAGGTTGCATTCGGCACACAGCTCGACCGCGAACTTCTTTGGAAAGCTCAGCTGATGAAGCGTTCTCTCGATCTTCTTGAGCTTTGGATCTCTCATGGCTGAATGCTCCCCTTGCTGTTGCGCCTCAGGCCATCTGGAACCTGGACTACTTTTCTGCGCCGTAAGACGCAAGACACCGGCGAGGTACCCGTTCGCTGTCTCTAAGCCGTGCTCTAGGCCCCTTTTGCCGAAGTCGTGAACCTTAATAAGAGCCGCAGTCGCCCCTTTGGCAAACACCCTTTCGGGCAGGCAGCCCCACCCGAAAGGGTGGCCGGGCCCTTTTGAGTCAGTAGCTAACTGGACGAATCCGGGTGGGCCGGCTGCAGAAAAAGGCCATAAAACCGCTCTAAGACATTTACGGATCTGAATAACTCAACAACAAAGGCGATCGACAGCGAAGAGAATGTGCTCCGTGCCGGCCTCAAAGGCATGGCGACCGAGGCTCTCATCGGGCTGGTGCGCCTGGCCGAGCTCCCCGGGCCCGCAGATCAGAGGGGTAGTCCCCAGAGCCGCCAGATGGCCCCCGTCGGTGCAGTACGGAGCTCCAAGGCTCCCGGTCACCTCGAGGCGCTCGAAGAGAACCCTCTCCAGCGGACTGCCCGGTTGCGAGACCAAGCCGGGGGCCGCGGTCACCGGACCGACCGAGATCTGAGGCGGTCTGTCCGGTGAGCCCCAGTCCCGGATCTCTAGACCCTCGAGCAAAGCACGGATCTCCTCATAGAGAGCCAGGGGCTCTTCATCCGGAAGCGGCCGGTAGGTGACTACCAAGGAGCAGCTTTCGGCGATCATGTTAGGGGCCACGCCGCCTTGGATGGAGGCGAAATTGAGGGATGTGTAGGGGCACTGCGGAAAAAGCTCTGCCGATGGAGTGCGTCGGCAACGGCGCTCGGTCTGAACGGCTCCAATCGCTTCCACCACCTGGCTAGCGACCGCGATGGCGTTGACTCCATCTTCCGGCAAGCTACTGTGCCCCCCTTTGCCGGTCACGACAACCTCGAACTCCACCAAACCCTTGTGAGCGCTGAAGACCCGGTAAGAAGTCGGCTCGCCAATCCAGGCGTGCTCCGGAACCGGGCATCCCTGAAGAAGCTTCGGGAGTTCGACGATGAGGCGCCCGGCGCCCGTACAGCCGACCTCTTCATCACTGGTCAAGGCGATCACCAGAGGCCGGCGAAGCCGGTCGCAGCGGAGACTCCGAGCCGCGTCCAGGCACTGTGCAACGAAGCCCTTCATGTCGGCGGTACCGCGGCCGTAGAGCCGATCCCCTTCCACCCGCAGCTCGAGAGGATTACCTGTCCAGCCCGGCTGATCGGCAAAAGGCACCACGTCGATGTGGCCGCTGAGAATGAGGCCTCCGGGTTCCTCGGGACCCGCGACCGCCACCAGATTGGCCTTGATCGAGTCGCCTTCGCCCCATCGCTGCAGCCGCGAGCGAAAACCGTGATCCTGGAACTCATCGGCCAGGGCCTGCAGTAAGGGTAAGTTGCCCTTGGCGCTGACCGTATCCACGGCAACGAGCCGCCGAAGGGTGTCGTAGAGGTAGCTCCCGGCACTCTCCATAGAACTCAACCTCCGCCTGGAGGCTCGGTCGTTGCGCCGAAACCCGGATCCGCGGACTCGGCCAGAAGTGACTCGATCTGCTTGCAAGTCGCCGAGAGCTCTCCGCGAGTCAGCTCGAAGCAGGCGCATCCGGAGGCAATCCGGATGACAGCGTCGAGTCCCTGGCCTGAATGGGCAAGCGCGTTGAGCGCGTGCGGATAGATCCGCACGGCCGCCTCTGCCTTCCCGAGGCGGCGCAAACGCGGCTGCGAGGCTTCGGCTTCGTGGTTGATCACGATGACCGACGAAACCGACAGAGCTCCCCGCCCATTCATGCCACCCGGCATGGACCCGGCCGGCACATACATCGCTCGAGTCGTGCGAACCGTCGTCTCCGGGAGCTGGTAAGGGACCGGCGGCTCATCCTTCAGGCAGAGAGCCCGCGGGTAGGCATGAACCTCCAGAGCACCGAGATCGACCGGAGCCAACTCGTCGCTCGAGTACCGGCCACCGAAGTGGGAAAGTGCCCAGGCGGTAGTCGACTTGCCGGCCCCGATACCGCCTACCAGGAGGCAGCCTCTGCCGCGCACGTTCAGAACGGCTGAGTGCAAGAAAAAAAGGTCGCTGCGAAGTTTCTGCAGCTCAACCGCCAGGTCACCGTCGAAGAGCCAAAGGAGCTCTCCTTCATCCTCTGCCGTCTGTACCGCCCCTCCGTTGCGCGTCAAGGTGAGCTCCTCCGCTCCGTCCGAGCGACCGATTCGATAACGCAGGTCTTGCCCCGGAGCCTGCCTGCGCATCGCGCCGTAGGTTGCCTCGAAGAGGCTCTCGACCTCGGCGTCCTCCGTTTCGATACAGATGCCGATTCCGAGGATCTCGAGTGTCAACACGCGCGCACTCCTGCCGGCACCACGCCGAGCGGCAAGCGACTCATCACCGATCAGGGCTCCAAGAGGCCTTCCTCCCGAAAGTGATCCAGGGCTGCGATCACGTCGGACTCGACCTCCGACACTTCCATGCCATAGGCCTTGGCGATCGCCAGGATGATCTCTTCGACCGACGAGAGACCGTCGCATCGATCCCAAATGAACCAAGCCGTCGGGTTGAGCTGGTGAACCCTCCCCGAGCCAGTATCGAGAACCACGGCCTCGTCGTCCACGTGACGCTCGGTAAGGTCCGATCTCTTGCGAAGTACCAATCTCAAGTTCACGCTGATCGCCATGTCCCTCGATGCACCGAGCTCGTGACCAAAGGCTACCATCGGCCGGATCAACGGCGACTCGACTGGTACGCTTGCCGGCTGTGAGAAAGCTCCGGCCGGAGTACACGTTCCTTCTCCGTTGCATCGCCACCATGCCGTGGGAACGGCCAGGAACCATAGCCACGGTGCCCGCCCCCCTCGACTGGCGGCGTGTGCTGTGGCTGGCTTCTTGGCATCGGCTTTCCGGTGCCCTTTACAGGGCCCTGCGTTCGGCAGAATCCAGCGACCAGATCCCGCGCGAGATCCTGGACGAGCTTGCCGACTCCTATGACCGAGCCCACCAGCGGTACCGGCGTCAAAGGGCCGAGCTCGTCAGGGTGACAGACGTCATGGGAGCCGCCCGTATCCCGACAGTTCTGCTTAAGGGCTCTGCCCTGGTGGAAACGGTTTACCGAGATCCGGGTCTCCGGCCGATGGGGGATCTTGACCTGATGGTGCCCGAGGATCGTTTGGACCAAGCCGACCGTCTTCTGCGCGGCCTGGGGTACAGCTCACGCTCGAGCCGGGAAGAGCAAGAGGGTACGCACAGGCACCATCGACACTATCCGCGGTTGAAGAGCGAGGATGGGGTCTGCGAACTCGAGCTACATCGACATATCGTCCGTGCGGACAGCGGTTTTCACTTCCCGGTCTCAGAACTCTGGGCGCGGGCCCAAGAGACACAGATCGCCGACCTGAGCGCCCTTATTCTCTCTCCCGAAGACCAACTGGTCCATCTGAGCCTCTCTTTTTTTGGCGACCGCGCGCTCTTCTACCAGAGCTCCTGCGCGTTGGGGCAGCTGCTCGACATAGCGGCTCTCATAGACCACCATCGCGGGATCCTGTCCTTCGACGAGGTAGCCGCCCGCGCCAAGACGAACAACCACGAGGGACCCCTACTGTGCGCCCTTTGGTCGTCAAGCGAGCTCCTGCGAGCTTCGGTACCGCGCGAAGTGCTAGAGAGGTTGGCCGTGACATCGTTCGCGACAGCGCGGCTCTGGATCTTCACCGAAGAACTGCTGCTGGACCTTCCGCTC
This window of the bacterium genome carries:
- a CDS encoding radical SAM protein: MRDPKLKKIERTLHQLSFPKKFAVELCAECNLACSMCHHPSMKRPKGVMPFELWKRCADQIVAIEPKTEVWFSFCGEPLLEPELLLRMFAYGKSAGLESINLNTNGMLLTADLVEPILDSGV
- the argE gene encoding acetylornithine deacetylase produces the protein MESAGSYLYDTLRRLVAVDTVSAKGNLPLLQALADEFQDHGFRSRLQRWGEGDSIKANLVAVAGPEEPGGLILSGHIDVVPFADQPGWTGNPLELRVEGDRLYGRGTADMKGFVAQCLDAARSLRCDRLRRPLVIALTSDEEVGCTGAGRLIVELPKLLQGCPVPEHAWIGEPTSYRVFSAHKGLVEFEVVVTGKGGHSSLPEDGVNAIAVASQVVEAIGAVQTERRCRRTPSAELFPQCPYTSLNFASIQGGVAPNMIAESCSLVVTYRPLPDEEPLALYEEIRALLEGLEIRDWGSPDRPPQISVGPVTAAPGLVSQPGSPLERVLFERLEVTGSLGAPYCTDGGHLAALGTTPLICGPGELGQAHQPDESLGRHAFEAGTEHILFAVDRLCC
- a CDS encoding PqqD family protein; translated protein: MVAFGHELGASRDMAISVNLRLVLRKRSDLTERHVDDEAVVLDTGSGRVHQLNPTAWFIWDRCDGLSSVEEIILAIAKAYGMEVSEVESDVIAALDHFREEGLLEP
- a CDS encoding nucleotidyltransferase family protein, with product MPAPLDWRRVLWLASWHRLSGALYRALRSAESSDQIPREILDELADSYDRAHQRYRRQRAELVRVTDVMGAARIPTVLLKGSALVETVYRDPGLRPMGDLDLMVPEDRLDQADRLLRGLGYSSRSSREEQEGTHRHHRHYPRLKSEDGVCELELHRHIVRADSGFHFPVSELWARAQETQIADLSALILSPEDQLVHLSLSFFGDRALFYQSSCALGQLLDIAALIDHHRGILSFDEVAARAKTNNHEGPLLCALWSSSELLRASVPREVLERLAVTSFATARLWIFTEELLLDLPL